The Agromyces sp. LHK192 genome includes a window with the following:
- a CDS encoding ABC transporter substrate-binding protein, whose protein sequence is MKKARRTALALVCGAASVGLVLSGCTPGSSGGSNQGPVSQEDIDAAMETPTELTFWTWVPDIDQEVALFEEKYPAIDVKVENVGQGLPHYQKLRSALEAGEGAPDVAQVEYQYIPSFVLSESLLDLTPYGAADIEDDYVGWAWNQVSPGDEVWAIPQDVGPMGNLYREDILAQAGITEPPATWEEYAAAAKTVKDSTGSYISNLGATQAGQMIGFFWQAGIKPFGYDGAETVKIEVNSDEAKEIASYWTDLIQQDLISTDVDFNDQWYQGLANGKYAGWLTAAWGPVFLQGTAEGTSGLWRAAPLPQWSEGENVSGNWGGSSDAVLATSENPIAAYMLAEFINHDEESAMQLATQQFLYPPQQSVLNDPAFVDQESEFYGGQQVNKLFAEISETVDTDFQWLPFMDYVYSTYEETMGTVIADKGDIAAALDTWQDQLVAYAEDQGFTVE, encoded by the coding sequence ATGAAGAAGGCACGGAGAACAGCACTGGCGCTGGTGTGCGGCGCCGCCTCGGTCGGCCTCGTACTGTCCGGATGCACCCCGGGATCGAGCGGCGGCTCGAACCAGGGACCGGTGAGCCAGGAGGACATCGACGCGGCCATGGAGACGCCCACCGAGCTCACCTTCTGGACGTGGGTCCCCGACATCGACCAGGAGGTGGCGCTGTTCGAGGAGAAGTACCCCGCGATCGACGTCAAGGTCGAGAACGTCGGACAGGGCCTGCCGCACTACCAGAAGCTGCGCAGCGCACTCGAAGCGGGCGAAGGCGCCCCGGACGTCGCGCAGGTCGAGTACCAGTACATCCCGTCCTTCGTGCTCAGCGAGTCGCTGCTGGACCTCACGCCCTACGGAGCCGCGGACATCGAGGACGACTACGTCGGCTGGGCGTGGAACCAGGTGTCGCCGGGCGATGAGGTCTGGGCGATCCCGCAGGACGTCGGGCCGATGGGCAACCTGTACCGCGAGGACATCCTCGCGCAGGCGGGCATCACCGAACCCCCGGCCACGTGGGAGGAGTACGCGGCCGCGGCGAAGACCGTGAAGGACTCGACCGGGTCGTACATCTCGAACCTCGGCGCCACGCAGGCCGGCCAGATGATCGGCTTCTTCTGGCAGGCCGGCATCAAGCCGTTCGGCTACGACGGTGCCGAGACCGTGAAGATCGAGGTCAACAGCGACGAGGCGAAGGAGATCGCGAGCTACTGGACCGACCTGATCCAGCAGGACCTGATCTCGACCGACGTCGACTTCAACGACCAGTGGTACCAGGGCCTCGCGAACGGCAAGTACGCGGGCTGGCTGACCGCAGCGTGGGGGCCGGTGTTCCTCCAGGGCACGGCCGAGGGCACCTCGGGGCTCTGGCGGGCGGCACCCTTGCCGCAGTGGAGCGAGGGTGAGAACGTGTCGGGCAACTGGGGCGGCTCGAGCGACGCGGTGCTCGCCACGAGCGAGAACCCGATCGCGGCGTACATGCTCGCCGAGTTCATCAACCACGACGAGGAGTCGGCGATGCAGCTGGCGACGCAGCAGTTCCTCTACCCGCCGCAGCAGTCGGTGCTGAACGACCCGGCGTTCGTCGACCAGGAGTCGGAGTTCTACGGCGGCCAGCAGGTCAACAAGCTGTTCGCCGAGATCTCGGAGACGGTCGACACCGACTTCCAGTGGCTGCCGTTCATGGACTACGTGTACTCGACGTACGAGGAGACGATGGGCACGGTGATCGCCGACAAGGGCGACATCGCGGCAGCGCTCGACACCTGGCAGGACCAGCTCGTCGCCTACGCGGAGGACCAGGGCTTCACCGTCGAGTGA
- a CDS encoding twin-arginine translocase TatA/TatE family subunit, translated as MFGLTFEKLLLIGVIAVFLLGPERLPHYAAKLGQFVRGVRDFANGAKDRMREEMGPDFDDVDWQKLDPRQYDPRRIIREALSDADPLAEPERPAVARASVNENSAYLQRKRKREALGEPLGAGEAAPFDAEAT; from the coding sequence GTGTTCGGTCTGACGTTCGAGAAACTCCTCCTCATCGGGGTGATCGCCGTCTTCCTGCTCGGGCCCGAGCGGCTGCCGCATTACGCGGCCAAGCTCGGCCAGTTCGTCCGCGGGGTGCGCGACTTCGCGAACGGTGCGAAGGACCGGATGCGCGAGGAGATGGGTCCCGACTTCGACGACGTCGACTGGCAGAAGCTCGATCCGCGCCAGTACGACCCGCGGCGCATCATCCGCGAGGCCCTGAGCGACGCCGACCCGTTGGCCGAGCCCGAGCGTCCCGCCGTCGCGCGGGCTTCCGTCAACGAGAACTCGGCCTACCTGCAACGCAAGCGCAAGCGCGAAGCCCTCGGCGAGCCGCTCGGTGCCGGCGAAGCGGCGCCGTTCGACGCCGAGGCGACCTGA
- a CDS encoding carbohydrate ABC transporter permease: MTTAPMTSLETRSAVVPGSGRRRPRRFRPYSPEKRRSWLLTVLLWLCVLYFVLPLWWLFVASTKDNSALFSTFGLWFGGGFSLWDNLVELFTVRDGIFGLWIWNTVVYAVVSAFGATLLAAMAGYAFAKYEFPGRRLLFSVTLGAVMIPLTALALPTYLLFSAANLTDTPWAIIVPSLVSPFGVYLMRVYATDAIPDSLIEAARVDGAGEFRIFWQVGLRLLGPGLVTVFLFTLVGTWNNYFLPLIMLNTSELYPITVGLAQLQAAASAGGGSQAVFSTVITGSFVSILPLIVAFLFLQRYWQSGLGTGGVKG, translated from the coding sequence ATGACCACGGCTCCCATGACCTCGCTGGAGACCCGATCGGCGGTGGTGCCGGGTTCGGGGCGCCGACGGCCGAGGCGGTTCCGCCCGTACTCGCCCGAGAAGCGCCGGAGTTGGTTGCTGACGGTCCTGCTCTGGCTGTGCGTGCTGTACTTCGTGCTGCCGCTGTGGTGGCTGTTCGTCGCGTCGACGAAGGACAACTCGGCCCTCTTCTCGACGTTCGGACTCTGGTTCGGCGGCGGCTTCTCGCTGTGGGACAACCTCGTCGAGCTGTTCACGGTCCGCGACGGCATCTTCGGCCTGTGGATCTGGAACACCGTGGTCTACGCGGTGGTGTCGGCCTTCGGGGCGACCCTGCTCGCGGCGATGGCCGGGTACGCGTTCGCGAAGTACGAGTTCCCCGGTCGACGGCTGCTGTTCAGCGTGACGCTGGGTGCCGTGATGATCCCGCTCACGGCGCTCGCACTGCCGACCTACCTGCTGTTCTCGGCGGCGAACCTCACGGACACCCCGTGGGCGATCATCGTGCCGTCGCTCGTGAGCCCGTTCGGGGTGTACCTCATGCGGGTCTACGCGACCGACGCGATCCCCGACAGCCTGATCGAGGCCGCACGCGTCGACGGTGCGGGGGAGTTCCGCATCTTCTGGCAGGTCGGCCTGCGCCTGCTCGGACCGGGCCTGGTGACAGTGTTCCTGTTCACGCTGGTCGGCACGTGGAACAACTACTTCCTGCCGCTGATCATGCTGAACACCTCGGAGCTGTACCCGATCACGGTCGGCCTGGCGCAGCTGCAGGCCGCGGCATCGGCCGGCGGCGGGTCGCAGGCGGTGTTCTCGACGGTGATCACGGGGTCGTTCGTGTCGATCCTGCCGCTGATCGTCGCGTTCCTCTTCCTGCAGCGGTACTGGCAGTCGGGACTCGGAACGGGAGGGGTCAAGGGATGA
- a CDS encoding beta-galactosidase yields MSTARRHESTGRVLFGAAYYAEYHRDERTALDLDLMRDAGFSVIRVGESVWSTWEPRDGEFDLDWLQPVLDGAHERGIRVILGTPTYAVPPWLQTAYPEIAADLRTGEPMPWGARQEVDYSHPAFRFHAERVIRAVIARYADHPAVIGYQVDNEPGMLLFHNHGSFQRFVRRLKATYGDVDTLNREWGLTYWSHRLSDWSDLWTPDGNSLPQYDLAWRRYQADLTTEFIAWQAELVREYARPDQFVTTCIAYPRPGLADERLVAALDVTAGNPYYAMQDHLDRSIDLPPVTPWTSSGVAGLFRQADRLWSSKQSRFLVTETDAQSIGGSEFNLPPYPGQLRQAAFAFISRGAAMIEYWHWHTLPYGTETYWGGVLPHSLEPGRVYRELAGVGADLAAIGDALDGYEPDADVAILWSNDSRFALEFFPPLAAADGRPDRQSYQHVVDAFHRGVLDAGAQARILHLSQAAALGADVLADRHPVLIAPALYVATDAELDLLRDYAAAGGHLIVGIRTGYGDEEARARVEIAPARLAEAAGVHYEEYSNLRTDLAIEGLPGTGTRWADGLIVDAAEVVAGYDHPRFGDFPAVTTNAHGDGRITVVGTVPSPELAEAIVRRAVAAPIADDLAPDLARPVQVSSGRLPDGRRAWFLFNWGWGPQSVTLAASVTDLISGDGLVAGTDVSLDAWSTRTFVDRAE; encoded by the coding sequence ATGAGCACTGCACGACGCCACGAATCCACCGGCCGGGTCCTCTTCGGCGCCGCCTACTACGCGGAGTACCACCGCGACGAACGCACCGCGCTCGACCTCGACCTCATGCGCGACGCCGGCTTCTCGGTGATCCGCGTCGGAGAATCGGTGTGGTCCACCTGGGAGCCGCGCGATGGCGAGTTCGACCTCGACTGGCTGCAGCCGGTGCTCGACGGCGCGCACGAGCGGGGCATCCGGGTGATCCTCGGGACGCCCACCTACGCGGTGCCGCCGTGGCTGCAGACGGCGTATCCGGAGATCGCCGCCGACCTCCGCACCGGCGAGCCGATGCCGTGGGGCGCGCGACAGGAGGTCGATTACTCGCACCCGGCCTTCCGCTTCCACGCCGAGCGGGTCATCCGTGCCGTGATCGCGCGCTACGCCGACCATCCGGCCGTCATCGGCTACCAGGTCGACAACGAACCCGGCATGCTGCTCTTCCACAACCACGGGTCGTTCCAGCGATTCGTCCGAAGGCTGAAGGCGACGTACGGCGACGTCGACACCCTCAACCGCGAATGGGGGCTCACCTACTGGTCGCACCGGCTCAGCGACTGGAGCGACCTCTGGACCCCCGACGGCAACAGCCTTCCCCAGTACGACCTCGCCTGGCGCCGCTACCAGGCCGACCTCACCACCGAGTTCATCGCCTGGCAGGCCGAGCTGGTGCGCGAGTACGCGCGGCCCGACCAGTTCGTCACGACCTGCATCGCGTACCCGAGGCCCGGTCTCGCCGACGAGCGGCTCGTCGCGGCGCTCGACGTGACCGCCGGCAACCCGTACTACGCGATGCAGGACCACCTCGACCGCTCGATCGACCTCCCGCCGGTGACGCCGTGGACCTCATCCGGCGTCGCCGGGCTCTTCCGCCAGGCCGACCGGCTGTGGTCGTCGAAGCAGTCGCGGTTCCTCGTGACCGAGACCGATGCCCAGTCGATCGGAGGCTCCGAGTTCAACCTGCCCCCGTACCCCGGGCAGTTGCGGCAGGCGGCCTTCGCGTTCATCTCGCGCGGTGCCGCGATGATCGAGTACTGGCACTGGCACACGCTGCCGTACGGCACCGAGACCTACTGGGGCGGCGTGCTCCCGCACAGCCTGGAGCCGGGCCGGGTCTACCGCGAACTCGCCGGCGTCGGCGCCGACCTCGCCGCGATCGGCGACGCGCTCGACGGGTACGAACCCGACGCCGACGTCGCGATCCTCTGGTCGAACGACAGCCGGTTCGCGCTCGAGTTCTTCCCGCCGCTCGCCGCGGCCGACGGCAGGCCGGATCGGCAGTCGTACCAGCACGTCGTCGACGCCTTCCACCGCGGCGTGCTCGATGCCGGCGCGCAGGCGCGCATCCTCCACCTCTCGCAGGCGGCGGCGCTGGGCGCGGACGTCCTCGCCGACCGGCATCCGGTGCTCATCGCACCCGCGCTCTACGTCGCGACCGACGCCGAACTCGACCTGCTCCGCGACTACGCCGCCGCCGGCGGCCACCTCATCGTCGGCATCCGGACCGGGTACGGCGACGAGGAGGCCCGCGCGCGCGTCGAGATCGCGCCGGCCCGGCTCGCCGAGGCGGCGGGCGTGCACTACGAGGAGTACTCGAACCTGCGCACCGACCTCGCGATCGAGGGACTCCCGGGCACCGGCACCCGGTGGGCCGACGGCCTCATCGTGGACGCCGCCGAGGTCGTCGCGGGTTACGACCACCCGCGGTTCGGCGACTTCCCGGCCGTCACGACGAACGCCCACGGCGACGGCCGGATCACGGTGGTCGGCACCGTGCCCTCGCCCGAACTGGCTGAGGCCATCGTTCGCCGCGCGGTCGCCGCGCCGATCGCCGACGACCTGGCTCCCGACCTCGCCCGCCCGGTGCAGGTCTCGTCGGGCAGGCTGCCCGACGGGCGGCGCGCCTGGTTCCTGTTCAACTGGGGGTGGGGGCCGCAGAGCGTGACGCTCGCGGCATCCGTCACCGACCTCATCTCCGGCGACGGGCTCGTCGCCGGCACCGACGTCTCCCTCGACGCCTGGTCGACGCGCACCTTCGTCGACCGCGCCGAGTGA
- a CDS encoding carbohydrate ABC transporter permease produces MSHSTLAPPRRRPNSSTRRQHRAAYLFILPFFVVFLAMLVVPLVYSGYLSLFESKLIGGEQFAGLANYLRAFADPAFWGGLGRVALFLVVQVPIMLGLALCFALALDSGRARGSRSARLFIFMPYAVPAVIATLMWGYLYGPDFGPIAQIARAVGFGTPDFLSPGNILGSMMNIVTWEFVGYNMIIMYAALRSIPAELYEAAELDGAGQFRVAWSVKIPAIRPAIMLTVIFSIIGSFQLFNEPSLLNAIAPDAITNSFTPNYYAYNLAFINQELNYAAAIAFLLGIVIAIVSYVVQLGEQRRERRERRGLR; encoded by the coding sequence ATGTCGCACTCCACCCTGGCGCCGCCGAGGCGGCGCCCGAACTCCAGCACGAGGCGGCAGCATCGCGCCGCCTACCTGTTCATCCTCCCGTTCTTCGTCGTGTTCCTCGCGATGCTCGTCGTGCCGCTCGTGTACTCGGGCTACCTCAGCCTGTTCGAGTCGAAGCTGATCGGCGGCGAGCAGTTCGCGGGCCTCGCGAACTACCTCCGCGCGTTCGCGGACCCGGCGTTCTGGGGCGGCCTCGGCCGCGTGGCGCTGTTCCTGGTCGTGCAGGTGCCGATCATGCTGGGCCTCGCGCTCTGCTTCGCGCTCGCGCTCGACAGCGGGCGGGCGCGCGGATCGCGCAGCGCCAGGCTGTTCATCTTCATGCCGTACGCGGTGCCCGCGGTGATCGCGACGCTCATGTGGGGCTACCTGTACGGACCGGACTTCGGCCCGATCGCCCAGATCGCGCGCGCGGTCGGCTTCGGCACCCCCGACTTCCTGTCGCCCGGCAACATCCTCGGCTCGATGATGAACATCGTCACGTGGGAGTTCGTCGGCTACAACATGATCATCATGTACGCGGCGCTCCGGTCGATCCCGGCGGAGCTGTACGAGGCTGCGGAACTCGACGGCGCCGGCCAGTTCCGAGTCGCCTGGAGCGTGAAGATCCCGGCGATCCGCCCGGCGATCATGCTGACCGTCATCTTCTCGATCATCGGCTCGTTCCAGCTGTTCAACGAGCCGAGCCTCCTGAACGCGATCGCGCCCGACGCGATCACGAACTCGTTCACGCCCAACTACTACGCCTACAACCTCGCGTTCATCAACCAGGAGCTGAACTACGCGGCCGCGATCGCGTTCCTCCTCGGCATCGTGATCGCGATCGTGTCGTACGTCGTCCAACTCGGCGAACAGCGACGCGAACGACGCGAACGGAGGGGTCTGCGATGA
- a CDS encoding DUF3117 domain-containing protein encodes MAAMKPRTGDGPMEAVKEGRLIIVRVPLEGGGRLVVSVNDAEAKELYDVLGGVVNPA; translated from the coding sequence ATGGCGGCCATGAAGCCACGCACCGGAGACGGGCCTATGGAGGCTGTGAAGGAGGGGCGACTCATCATCGTGCGCGTGCCGCTCGAGGGTGGGGGTCGACTCGTCGTCTCGGTGAACGACGCTGAGGCCAAGGAACTCTACGACGTCCTCGGCGGCGTCGTGAACCCCGCCTGA
- the dapE gene encoding succinyl-diaminopimelate desuccinylase, with product MVTTPAPVLDLSADVVSIAQAVCDIASESGDERALADAIVAALSDAGHLELIRDGDAVVARTNLGRPRRVAIAGHLDTVPINGNVPTRYEDVDGERYLVGRGTVDMKSAVAVQLKLALELTEPEHDLTWLWYDNEEVAAALNGLGRLARNRPDLFEADFAIVGEPSNGQVEGGCNGTLRAEIRTRGVRAHTARSWMGVNAIHALGPALDRLAAFEAETIAVDGLEYREGLSAVHVAGGVAGNVVPDEAVLTVNYRFAPSRSVEEASRIVRDLFAEFEVEVVDAAPGARPGLDAAIAQEFVAAVGAVPHAKYGWTDVARFSELGVPAVNFGPGDPIKAHADDERVLVSQIVDGERALRAWLSGGA from the coding sequence ATGGTGACCACCCCCGCGCCCGTGCTCGACCTGTCCGCCGACGTCGTCTCGATCGCGCAGGCGGTCTGCGACATCGCGAGCGAGTCGGGTGACGAGCGCGCGTTGGCCGACGCGATCGTCGCCGCGCTGTCGGATGCCGGCCACCTGGAACTCATCCGGGACGGCGACGCGGTCGTCGCCCGCACGAACCTCGGTCGCCCGCGTCGCGTCGCGATCGCCGGTCACCTCGACACCGTGCCGATCAACGGCAACGTGCCGACCCGGTACGAGGACGTCGACGGCGAGCGGTACCTCGTGGGGCGCGGCACCGTCGACATGAAGTCGGCGGTGGCCGTGCAGTTGAAGCTCGCGCTGGAGCTGACCGAGCCCGAGCACGACCTCACCTGGCTCTGGTACGACAACGAGGAGGTCGCCGCGGCGCTCAACGGGCTCGGCCGGCTCGCGCGAAACCGGCCCGACCTGTTCGAGGCGGACTTCGCCATCGTCGGGGAGCCCTCGAACGGGCAGGTCGAGGGCGGCTGCAACGGGACGCTGCGCGCCGAGATCCGCACCCGCGGAGTGCGTGCGCACACGGCGCGCAGCTGGATGGGCGTGAACGCCATCCACGCCCTCGGGCCCGCGCTGGACCGCCTGGCGGCGTTCGAGGCCGAGACGATCGCGGTCGACGGGCTCGAGTACCGCGAAGGGCTCAGCGCCGTGCACGTCGCCGGAGGCGTCGCGGGCAACGTCGTGCCCGACGAGGCGGTGCTGACCGTGAACTACCGGTTCGCGCCGAGTCGGTCGGTCGAGGAGGCGTCGCGGATCGTGCGCGACCTGTTCGCCGAGTTCGAGGTCGAGGTCGTGGATGCCGCGCCGGGCGCTCGTCCGGGTCTGGACGCGGCGATCGCGCAGGAGTTCGTCGCCGCCGTCGGCGCGGTGCCGCACGCGAAGTACGGCTGGACCGACGTCGCCCGGTTCAGCGAGCTCGGCGTGCCTGCGGTCAACTTCGGCCCCGGCGATCCCATCAAGGCCCACGCCGACGACGAGCGGGTGCTCGTGTCGCAGATCGTCGACGGGGAGCGCGCGCTGCGCGCCTGGCTGTCCGGCGGGGCGTGA
- the dapD gene encoding 2,3,4,5-tetrahydropyridine-2,6-dicarboxylate N-succinyltransferase, whose amino-acid sequence MPSNDDAIAPARLAWGAGLATVADDGTVLDTWFPAPALGARPADAAALAPEHAALAGRDERRAVTVEAVVVEIDLDAAPAGTADAYLRLHVLSHLLARPNTVNLDGIFAHLPNVAWTNAGPVHPDDVARLRPALSRAGIQVVGLDKFPRLTDYVTPDRVRIADASRVRLGAHLAPGTTVMHEGFVNFNAGTLGASMVEGRISQGVVVGDGSDVGGGASIMGTLSGGGTQRVEIGERALLGANSGIGISIGDDSIVEAGLYVTAGTKVAVVGGAGEAARTVKAVELSGVPNLLFRRNSLNGRVEVLERSGSGIVLNAALHA is encoded by the coding sequence ATGCCCTCGAACGACGACGCCATCGCCCCTGCCCGCCTCGCCTGGGGCGCGGGCCTCGCCACCGTCGCCGACGACGGCACCGTGCTCGACACGTGGTTCCCGGCGCCCGCGCTCGGCGCGCGTCCGGCCGACGCGGCCGCCCTGGCACCCGAGCACGCCGCGCTCGCGGGTCGCGACGAACGTCGCGCCGTCACCGTGGAGGCGGTCGTCGTCGAGATCGACCTCGACGCGGCGCCGGCGGGCACCGCCGACGCGTACCTGCGCCTGCACGTGCTCTCGCACCTGCTCGCCCGGCCCAACACCGTGAACCTCGACGGGATCTTCGCGCACCTCCCCAACGTCGCCTGGACCAATGCCGGCCCGGTGCACCCCGACGACGTCGCCCGCCTGCGCCCGGCACTCAGCCGAGCCGGCATCCAGGTCGTGGGCCTCGACAAGTTCCCGCGCCTCACCGACTACGTCACGCCCGACCGCGTGCGCATCGCCGACGCCTCGCGCGTGCGCCTCGGCGCGCACCTCGCACCCGGAACGACGGTCATGCACGAGGGCTTTGTGAACTTCAACGCCGGCACGCTCGGCGCCTCGATGGTCGAGGGCCGCATCTCGCAGGGCGTCGTCGTCGGCGACGGCTCCGACGTGGGCGGCGGCGCATCCATCATGGGCACGCTGTCCGGCGGCGGCACGCAGCGCGTCGAGATCGGCGAGCGGGCCCTGCTGGGCGCGAACTCCGGCATCGGCATCTCGATCGGCGACGACTCGATCGTCGAGGCCGGGCTCTACGTCACCGCCGGAACGAAGGTCGCGGTCGTCGGCGGAGCCGGCGAGGCCGCCCGCACGGTGAAGGCGGTCGAGCTCTCCGGCGTTCCGAACCTGCTGTTCCGCCGCAACTCGCTCAACGGCCGGGTCGAGGTGCTCGAGCGGTCGGGTTCGGGCATCGTGCTGAACGCCGCACTCCACGCCTGA
- a CDS encoding O-methyltransferase yields MSEHDLNWKYVDESVVEHDVIARARQQSLELGVDPISPAMGAQLAVIAAASRAESIIEIGTGIGVSGLWLLQAAPTALLTSIDTETEYQQHARQHFADAGVAAARIRLITGRASEVLPRMNEASYDLVFIDADAPNVIEYVEHGLRLAKEKGSVIVARSLWKGRVADPARRDDAAVAFRALVGELASSSAVVTATSPAGDGLLQIVKLGA; encoded by the coding sequence GTGTCCGAACACGACCTGAACTGGAAGTACGTCGACGAATCGGTCGTCGAGCACGACGTCATCGCCCGCGCGCGCCAGCAGTCCCTCGAGCTCGGCGTCGATCCGATCTCGCCGGCGATGGGCGCACAGCTCGCCGTCATCGCCGCCGCGTCGCGCGCCGAGTCGATCATCGAGATCGGCACCGGCATCGGCGTCTCGGGATTGTGGCTGCTCCAGGCGGCGCCGACCGCGCTGCTCACCTCGATCGACACCGAGACGGAGTACCAGCAGCACGCGCGCCAGCACTTCGCCGACGCGGGAGTCGCCGCGGCGCGCATCCGACTCATCACGGGTCGAGCGAGCGAGGTGCTGCCCAGAATGAACGAGGCGAGCTACGACCTCGTGTTCATCGACGCGGATGCCCCGAACGTCATCGAGTACGTCGAGCACGGCCTGCGGCTCGCCAAGGAGAAGGGCAGCGTCATCGTCGCCCGCTCGCTCTGGAAGGGCCGCGTCGCCGACCCCGCACGGCGCGACGACGCCGCGGTCGCGTTCCGGGCGCTCGTCGGCGAGCTGGCGTCATCGTCGGCCGTCGTGACCGCGACGTCACCGGCCGGCGACGGCCTGCTGCAGATCGTCAAGCTCGGCGCGTAG
- a CDS encoding LacI family DNA-binding transcriptional regulator: protein MDQHPDPVVPAAAKPATIYDVASAAGVSHQTVSRFLKGFEGIRPETRRRVERALDELGYRPNLTARSLKSGRSHRIGALTHEVSHVGPSRIAQGASAAAREAGYVLDLVSLDVHDTRSIEESLDLLIQHDLAGVLALSSTDEMTRAFQATRFRVPALIAVSSEHDGDRTDPAAVHLHELVDHLAALGHRRFVHVAGPDAWPAARWRARAYEQAVASHGLVSRGVLTGDWSARSGHDAVMRLDRLPDATAWIAANDQTALGVMLALKERGVRVPDEVSVVGIDDIGDAAYFDPPLTTLHLEFEEQGRASVLELIDAIEGRDDARPPIRAPHLVVRRSSGPAPAA from the coding sequence ATGGACCAGCACCCCGACCCCGTCGTGCCGGCCGCCGCGAAGCCCGCGACGATCTACGACGTCGCCAGCGCCGCCGGAGTCTCGCACCAGACCGTCAGCCGGTTCCTCAAGGGCTTCGAGGGCATCCGCCCCGAAACGCGCCGACGGGTCGAACGAGCACTCGACGAACTCGGCTATCGCCCCAACCTCACCGCCCGCAGCCTCAAGTCGGGGCGCTCGCACCGCATCGGGGCGCTGACGCACGAGGTCTCGCACGTCGGCCCCAGCCGCATCGCGCAGGGTGCCTCCGCAGCGGCCCGCGAGGCCGGATACGTGCTCGACCTCGTCTCCCTGGACGTGCACGACACCAGGTCGATCGAGGAGTCGCTCGACCTGCTGATCCAGCACGACCTCGCCGGCGTCCTGGCCCTCTCCTCGACCGACGAGATGACCCGCGCCTTCCAGGCGACGAGGTTCCGCGTCCCGGCGCTCATCGCCGTGTCGTCGGAGCACGACGGCGACCGCACCGACCCCGCCGCGGTGCACCTCCACGAACTCGTCGACCACCTCGCCGCCCTCGGGCACCGGCGGTTCGTGCACGTCGCAGGCCCGGACGCGTGGCCTGCCGCCAGGTGGCGCGCACGTGCCTACGAGCAGGCCGTCGCCTCCCACGGCCTCGTCTCCCGCGGCGTGCTCACGGGCGACTGGTCCGCACGCTCAGGGCACGACGCCGTGATGCGCCTCGACCGACTTCCCGATGCGACCGCGTGGATCGCCGCGAACGACCAGACCGCCCTCGGCGTCATGCTCGCGCTCAAGGAACGCGGCGTGCGCGTACCGGACGAGGTCAGCGTCGTCGGAATCGACGACATCGGCGACGCCGCGTACTTCGACCCGCCGCTCACGACGCTCCACCTCGAGTTCGAGGAGCAGGGGCGCGCCTCGGTGCTCGAACTCATCGATGCGATCGAGGGCCGCGACGACGCGCGGCCGCCGATCAGGGCGCCGCACCTCGTGGTCCGGCGGTCGTCCGGGCCGGCACCGGCTGCATGA